The Malus domestica chromosome 06, GDT2T_hap1 genome has a segment encoding these proteins:
- the LOC114825641 gene encoding tyrosine--tRNA ligase 1, cytoplasmic-like: MATEAPEQFPSADKVQSLSISEPQAEDQPSSSSNPTAPLSLEEKYRIVRSVAEECIQEDELQNLLAHKAEPICYDGFEPSGRMHIAQGVMKTINVNKLTSAGCRVKIWIADWFAQLNNKMGGDLKKIETVGRYMIEIWRAAGMNLDTGKVEFLWSSKEINARAHEYWPRVMDIARKNKLPRIIRCSQIMGRTEQDELTAAQILYPCMQCADIFFLQADICQLGMDQRKVNVLAREYCDDIKKKNKPIILSHHMLPGLQQGQEKMSKSDVSSSIFMEDEEAEVNLKIKKAYCPPNVVDGNPCMEYVKYLILPWFNEFVVERTEKNGGNKTFKTFEELAADYESGELHPADLKSALSKALNKILEPVRAHFKNDKAAKQLLQSVKNYRVTR, encoded by the exons ATGGCGACCGAAGCACCAGAGCAATTCCCTTCGGCCGACAAAGTCCAATCGCTTTCCATTTCTGAACCTCAGGCCGAAGACCAACCCTCTAGTTCTTCTAATCCAACCGCTCC ATTGAGCTTGGAGGAGAAGTACCGGATCGTGAGGAGCGTGGCGGAGGAGTGCATTCAAGAAGATGAGCTTCAGAATCTGCTGGCTCACAAGGCCGAACCCATCTGCTACGATGGGTTTGAACCCTCCGGTCGAATGCACATTGCTCag GGAGTTATGAAAACCATAAATGTGAACAAACTGACATCCGCTGGTTGCCGAGTGAAGATATGGATTGCAGATTGGTTTGCACAGTTGAATAACAAGATGGGGGGTGATTTGAAAAAGATAGAGACAGTTGGCCGCTACATGATTGAGATATGGAGGGCTGCGGGGATGAATTTGGACACCGGAAAAGTTGAGTTTCTGTGGTCGTCAAAGGAGATTAATGCGAGAGCACATGAGTACTGGCCTCGTGTGATGGATATAGCTCGGAAAAATAAACTTCCTAGAATCATTAG GTGTAGTCAGATTATGGGTCGAACTGAGCAAGATGAGTTAACGGCAGCCCAAATTCTCTACCCATGCATGCAGTGTGCAGATATATTCTTCCTTCAG GCAGACATCTGCCAGTTGGGAATGGATCAACGTAAAGTCAATGTGCTTGCAAGAGAGTATTGCGATGAcataaaaaagaagaacaagCCTATTATCTTATCACACC ACATGTTACCTGGTTTGCAGCAAGGGCAGGAGAAAATGTCGAAAAGTGATGTATCGTCCTCCATATTCATGGAAGACGAAGAG GCTGAAGTGAATTTGAAGATAAAGAAAGCTTACTGTCCTCCAAATGTTGTTGATGGGAATCCATGTATGGAATATGTGAAGTATCTAATTCTACCTTGGTTCAATGAGTTTGTTGTAGAGCGGACTGAAAAGAATGGTGGAAATAA AACCTTCAAAACCTTTGAAGAATTAGCTGCAGATTATGAAAGCGGCGAGCTACATCCAGCAGACCTAAAATCAGCTTTATCAAAGGCATTGAACAAGATACTCGAG CCTGTACGAGCACACTTCAAGAATGACAAAGCTGCCAAACAGCTATTGCAAAGTGTTAAG AACTATAGAGTCACCAGGTGA
- the LOC114825642 gene encoding uncharacterized protein, with translation MEEDGGEPPRPPNPTSSEALTSDPRLGPQSTCPDSTLDPSEDNRTDSKPPPMNQTEIFRALEVVERDSLAIADSFTSLFASLRLALSEVTSNSVDHMHCFGDAAGRLQESVLDAATKGNRYINSCLRLNEEMKGIDNLALQLKILRRNVDALDSGVNKLLRLP, from the exons ATGGAGGAAGACGGAGGAGAACCACCTCGACCGCCCAATCCGACGAGCTCCGAAGCCCTAACCTCGGACCCACGTCTCGGTCCACAGTCCACGTGTCCTGATTCCACACTCGATCCCAGTGAGGACAACCGCACCGATTCGAAACCCCCTCCGATGAACCAGACCGAGATTTTCCGAGCTCTCGAAGTGGTCGAGAGAGACTCCCTGGCCATCGCCGACAGCTTCACCTCCCTCTTCGCCTCCCTCCGCCTGGCCCTCTCCGAG GTTACTAGCAACTCAGTTGATCACATGCATTGCTTTGGTGACGCTGCTGGCCGCCTTCAAGAATCAG TGCTTGATGCTGCTACCAAGGGAAATCGGTATATAAATTCATGTCTCAG attaaatgaagaaatgaagggCATTGACAATCTAGCCTTGCAGCT AAAAATCTTGAGGAGAAATGTTGATGCTCTCGACTCAGGTGTGAACAAGCTCCTTCGTCTTCCATGA